In the Sus scrofa isolate TJ Tabasco breed Duroc chromosome 7, Sscrofa11.1, whole genome shotgun sequence genome, one interval contains:
- the NHLRC1 gene encoding E3 ubiquitin-protein ligase NHLRC1 (The RefSeq protein has 1 substitution, 1 frameshift compared to this genomic sequence), translating into MGAEASGSGLALRELMREAEISLLECKVCFERFGHRQQRRPRNLPCGHVVCLACVAALAHPRTLALECPFCRRACRGCDTSDCLPVLHLLELLGSALRPAPAASRGAPSSPGTLTCHYAFGGWGTLVNPTGLALCPKTGRVVVVHDGKRRVKIFDSAGGCVHQFGEKGDAAQDIRYPLDVTVTNDCHVVITDAGDRSIKVFDFFGQIKLVIGGQFSLPWGVETTPQNGVLVTDAEAGALHLLEIDFPEGVLRKTERLQAHLHQPRGVAVSWLTGAIAVLEHPRARGTGTCSTTVKVLSASMQLIGQVDAFGLSLFFSSEITASAVTFDHQGNVIVADTSSQAVLCLGKPEEFPVLKPIITQGLSHPVALTFTKENSLLVLDSAAHSIKIYKVDWG; encoded by the exons ATGGGTGCCGAGGCCTCCGGGAGCGGGTTGGCTCTGCGGGAGCTGATGCGCGAGGCAGAGATCAGCCTGCTCGAGTGCAAAGTGTGCTTTGAGCGGTTTGGCCACCGCCAGCAGCGGCGCCCGCGCAACCTGCCCTGCGGCCACGTGGTCTGCCTGGCCTGCGTGGCTGCTCTGGCGCATCCGCGGACGCTGGCCCTCGAGTGCCCCTTCTGCCGGCGAGCCTGCCGGGGCTGCGACACCAGCGACTGCCTGCCCGTGCTGCACCTCCTGGAGCTCCTGGGCTCCGCGCTTCG GGCGCCCGCGGCCTCCCGCggcgccccctcctccccagggaccCTCACCTGCCACTACGCCTTCGGCGGCTGGGGGACCTTGGTCAACCCCACAGGACTGGCGCTGTGTCCCAAGACAGGACGGGTCGTGGTGGTGCACGACGGCAAGAGGCGGGTCAAGATCTTTGACTCCGCGGGAGGATGTGTCCATCAATTTGGAGAGAAGGGGGACGCTGCTCAGGACATTAGGTACCCACTTGACGTCACTGTCACCAACGACTGCCATGTGGTTATCACCGACGCCGGCGACCGCTCCATCAAAGTGTTTGACTTTTTTGGCCAGATCAAGCTTGTTATTGGAGGCCAGTTCTCCTTGCCTTGGGGTGTGGAGACCACCCCTCAGAATGGGGTCTTGGTAACTGACGCAGAGGCAGGGGCCCTGCACCTCCTGGAAATCGACTTTCCGGAAGGAGTCCTTCGGAAAACTGAACGGTTGCAAGCTCACCTGCACCAACCCAGGGGGGTGGCCGTGTCCTGGCTCACGGGGGCCATCGCGGTCCTAGAGCACCCCCGGGCTCGGGGAACCGGAACCTGCAGCACCACGGTGAAGGTGTTCAGTGCAAGTATGCAGCTCATCGGCCAAGTGGATGCCTTTGGGCTGAGCCTCTTTTTCTCCTCCGAAATAACTGCCTCGGCTGTGACCTTTGATCACCAGGGAAATGTGATTGTTGCTGATACTTCTAGTCAGGCTGTCCTATGCTTAGGAAAACCCGAGGAGTTTCCAGTCCTGAAGCCCATCATCACCCAGGGCCTTTCCCATCCTGTGGCACTGACCTTCACCAAGGAAAATTCTCTTCTTGTGCTGGACAGTGCAGCGCATTCTATAAAAATCTATAAGGTTGACTGGGGGTGA